The genomic segment CGTCGGCCTCGTCGCGGTCGAAGCGCTGGATGACGGCTACCGGTACTTCGCTTCCCGATGGCCCCAGACAAACGACCCGTGCCGGCGCCGCGTCGATACCAGCCCGCGCCGCCAGTTTCAGGGCCAGCACTTCGCCGCGGGTGACGCTGCGCGTGTCGCCCACGCTCGGGAACTTGCCGATGGCAAGCCTGCCGTCCTCGTCCACCAGCGTGCATTTGGGCCGCATGCCGCCCAGCGACGTGCCCTTGCCCTGCAGATAGCGCAGGTCTTCGGCGGTCTCCTGGCCGCGCTCCACTGCGCGGCTGGCCTGGAAGACTCGTTCCAGTTCGATCAGCGGCGGCGTGTTGCGGCGGCCGGCTTGCACCGTGCGGTGCCAAGTGCCATCCGGGTCGCGCAAGCGCAGCGCACCGACGCGGCTGAAGTCGTCCACCGCCAGCAGGTAGTCCAGTTCCGTGAGGGCCAGCAGTTTCGGATCGTCCTTGCGGCGCTTGGCGTGGTCGCGGGCGATGACGCGCCGGCCCCATGCGTCCGGCGCGGTGTCGGCGATCGCTCCGTGAAACACCGAATCGTGCGGCGAGGCGGCCTTGTGCATTTGATGGCCCGGCATCAGTTGCAGATCGGCCGACACGTTGAAGCGTGGCGGGCTGGCCAGCCAGCTTTCATCGTAGGCAAAAGCACTGTTCTCGCGCTGTCCCTGGCGGACATACACCAGCGAGCCGACTGCCAGCCCCGCCTTGCCAATGCACAGTTGAACCTGCCGACGCACCTGCGCTGCTGCGGCCATCAGAGTGCTCCCGAGGTGCCGGACTTGGCGCGCACGCGCTTGGGCAGGCTCGCGTCCATCAACGTCAGGCCGATGTCGTCCTTGGCGGTATCCAGCAGGTTCTCCAGCGCCTGAATTTCGCCGAAAACGTGCAGCGCACGGGCGAAGAAGTGGATGGGCACCCGCACATCGCCTTTTTCCATGCGACGCACGGTGCTCAGGGAAGCGCCCATGCGCTCGGCCAACGACGCCTGGGAGATGTGGCGCCGCCGGCGGGCGAGGGAAATGTCACCGCCAAGCTTCTGGATGGCCCGCTCGACGGGAAGTGGAAGCGGTGAATCCACTTTAAGAACTCCTTCGGGACGTTAATGAAACATCGATGTTTCGATGGAAGCGATTATGACTTGAATTGATATAACCGACTCCAGGGGAGCTTTTAAGCCAAAAAACAAGCTCCAACGGGTCGGTTATACGGGAATCCGCTGTCAGACCCGCATGAATCCGGTAGCCCTCGGATGCCCATTCCCTGCGGCGCTGGCCGAGTGCCCGCCGGAGCATCGACACCATTCGCCTTGCCGAGGCTTCAACGAGGAATGGCACGATGCAATCGACCTGCCGCCGCACATCCGCCTGGCGTCGCACGATGACCGTGGCCCCGGTCGCTCTGGTTCTGTCGCTCGCGGTGCTGCACCCGGATTGCGCCGACGATGCCCTGGAGCGCGAGCACCTTGCAGCGCTGGTGCGCCAGATCGAACTGGCCGACCGCTTGGCAAACCAGTTGGCCGACCAGACCGCGCCCTACGACGCGCCGCGCGATGCGGGGCTGGCTCAGGTAGACAGCGGCAGCGGCTGCCTGAGCCATTCGCAGACGCGCATGCTGCACGGCCAGACCCGCTACGGCGTCATGAGCCGTTTCTTCGACGAACTGCCCGAAAGCGCGCTCAAGTGGCTCACGCCGAAGAACCAGGGCTTCACGCCGTCGGCGTTCGGCTACGGCAGCGGCTACGCGAGCACGCGCGGCGGCAGCGGTGGGTATGGTGGGGGCGGCAACAGCTACGGCGGCAGCAAGGACATCTTCGCCAGCCCGCCAATGCCGCCGCAGAAGGCCGCGCCCTCGCACGGTCTGCGCTCGGGCATGCAGGTGTTCCACAACAAGTTCGACGAGGGCATGGTGCTGGCCCCCGAAGGCACCGGCGACGATGCGCGGGCGCAGGTCAGGTTCGCCCGCCACGGCGTGAAGTGGCTGGTGCTAAGTGGCTGGCGCTGTCGGTGGCCAAGCCCACGCCGGTTTGAAATTGCTGCCAAACCTATAGCTAACGGCATAGGGCGGGCGCCGCGGCGGGATCAGCCGGGATCAGCCGTACACTCCGGACTCACCAAAGCATGGGGGATCAGGAATGTGGTTCATGGGCATGATTGCCGGCCTGTTCATTGGGGCGCTGTTCAAATCAATGCCGGTGGCGCTGATTCTCGCACTCGTCGGCGCGTACGCATTCTCGCAGATGTTCGGCAAGAAGAAAAAGGACGCGCCGCAGCGCACCGAGGCTGAAAGCGCGCTGTCGGACGACCAAGCCGTTGGTGCACCGGCGGCAGCGGGAGCGCCCGCAGGCGGTGTGCTGAAGCTACAGCAGCGGGTGAGCGAACTCGAAGAGCGGGTCAGCCAGCTCGAACGCCAGCTCGCGCAGGGTGCAGGTGAAGTGGCCGTGACACCGGCCGCGCCGGTCAGCGATCGCGCCGCCTCCATGGCCAGCACGCCAGTGGCCGAGTCGCCTTCATTGCCGTTGGGTCAACCGGCGACCGCGCGCGCCGCCGAGATGACGCGGCCCCGCATCTCGGTCATGCAGGTTTCGCAACCTGTCGTCGTTGCCAAGGATCCCGCGGCAGAAGCGCCGGCCGCGCCTGCCATTCCTGCTGTCGACGAACCCGACGCGCCGCGTCCGCCGGAAACCGTCGCTGCCCCTGCGCCGGTCGTCGGGCCGCCGCTGGTTCACCGCCCTCCCCCGCCACCGGTCCCGCTGCGCGACCGCCTGCCTGCGCCGATCGCCAACCTGATCTTCAACGGCAACATGCTGGTCAAGCTCGGCGTGCTGATCCTGTTCCTCGGCCTGGTTTTCCTGCTGCGCTACACGGCCGAGCGCGTCACGGTGCCGATCGAACTGCGCTACGCCGCAGTCGCGCTGGTGGGCGCGGGCCTGCTGGTGCTGGGCTGGCTGCTGCGCCACAAGCGCGCGGGCTATGCGCTGATCCTGCAGGGCGCGGGCATCGGCGTCTTCTATCTCACGACGCTCGCGGCCATGAAGTTCGGCGGCCTGCTGTCGACCAGCGTGGGCTTCGCGTTCCTGTTCGGCGTGGCGGTGCTCAGCGCCGCGCTGGCCGTGCTGCAGAACGCGCCGCTGCTGGCCATCGTGGCCGCGCTCGAAGGCTTCGCCGCGCCGGTGCTGGCATCGACCGGCTCGAACCAGCCGGTAGGCCTGTTCACCTACCTGCTGGTGCTCGACGTGGGCATCGTGCTGATCGCGTGGTTCAAAGCCTGGCGCGTGCTCAACCTGATCGGTTTCGTGGGTACCTTCACGCTCGCGTCCAGTTGGGCGCACAAGTACTACACCGACGACCAGTACGGCACCGTGCAGCCGTTCCTCGTCGTGTTCTTCCTGCTGTTCACCGCCATCGGGTTGTTCTTCGCGCGCCGCACGCTGTTCGATGCGCCGGTGCAGCCCGCGCAGCCGCTCGCGACGCGCGCGCTCGACACGCTGCGCCGCGCCGGCCGGGTCGACAGTTCGCTGGTGTTCGGCACGCCGATGGTCGCATTCGGCATGCAGTACCTGCTGATGCGCCCGTGGGAATACGGCGCCGCCTTCTCGGCGATGGCGCTCGCGGCCCTCTATCTCGTGCTGGGCCGGCTGGTGTTCGCCTCGCAGCCCAAGGGCCTCGCGCTGCTGGCGGAGGCCTATGCCATCGTCGGCGTGATCCTCGGCACGCTTGCGATTCCGCTCGGCCTCGAAGGGCAGTGGAGCAGCGCGACATGGGCGGTCGAGGCGGCCGGCATGTACTGGCTGGGCGCGCGGCAAGGGCGCGTCTACGCGCGTGCCTTTTCGTTCCTGGTGTTCGCGGGTGCGGTGTGGAAGCTGCTCGAAGCCACGCAACTCGACGGGGCGGCAGGGCATCCGCTGCTGCAGGGCTCCGTGATCGGCCCGCTGCTGGTGGCAGCGAGCGCCTTCGCGATGTGGGCCATGCAGCGTCGCGCGAAGCTCGACGAGGGCGACAGCCTCGAAGCCATCGTCGGCAGCGCCTTGCCGTGGTTCGGCATGGCCGCGCTCACGCTGCTCTTGTGGCAGTGGTTCATGCCGCCCTGGGCCGCGGCCGCGACGGCCGTGCTGGCTTCGGTCACCTTTGCCGTCGCCGTGCGCTTCGCGTTGCTGCCACTCACCTCTGTGAGTTTCGGCATGCAAGCGCTGGCAGTGGTGGTTTTCATCACCACGCTGCATCGCACAGGCGATGGGCTCGATGCCAAGCAGGCGCTCGAAAGCGGCTGGCAAGGCGCTGCGGCCGCCTGCCTGATCGCGTTCAGCGTGCTCGGCAGCGCCGCCTGGTCGATGTCGCAGGCGCATCGCGCGGCACGGGCGCGCGGCGTGCAGCCTGTGTGGTCGACCGGCAATGTGGTGAGCGTGATCGCGGGCGTGGGTCTGCTGCACCTTGCGATGCTGTTCCAGATCAGCCTCACCCAGGCCGCGCTGCTGTGGCCGCTGACCGCCACCGTCGTGCTGTGGGTGGCGCTGCGCATGGCGCACCTGCCGCTCGCGGCGTTCGCGGGCGTGCTGCATGCGGTCTCGTCGATCCTCTTCATCGTGCTGGCAGTGATGGGGGGCGACATGCGCGTGTTGCGCCCCGCCTTCGGGCATCTCGGCTTCTGGACGCCGGTGGTGCTGGGCCTGACGGCGCTCTTGGCCGGCGACTGGTTGCGCGACGAGGCGCGGCCGCGTGCGGGCGAGCCCATCGGCGTGGCGCGCAAGCGCTGGGTCGATGCCTGGTGCACCAACCCTGTCGTGCCGTGGGTGCCCGTGATCTGGGGCCTGGGCTGGTGGCTGTTCGGCATGCTGGGCGAAAGCGTCCGGGTGCTGAACCTCCACGCGCTGGCGAGCCATATGCCGGCGGCCGTCATGGCGGTGGTGCTCGTGACGTCCGTGCTGTCTGCGCTCGTGGCGCACCGGCGCGACTGGCCGCAGCTCGGTCAGGCGACGAGCGCCACGCTGCCCGGCTTCAGCCTGATCGCCGTCTACGGCATCGCAGGCGAGCCGACGCCGTTCTACGTGCCGTCGAGCGCGCTCGGCTGGATCGCGTGGCCGCTGGCGCTGGTGTGGCACCTGCGCCTGCTGCGCGCGCAAAAGCGCTGGTTCGATGCATCGACGCTGACGCCATTCCACGTTGCGGGCTTCTGGCTCTTCCTGCTGCTCGCAGCGCGCGAATGTCAATGGCAGCTCGGCCGCATCGGCGCCGAGTGGTCGAACTGGCAACTGCTGGGCTGGGCCATCGTGCCGGCGCTCGCGCTGTGGGCACTGCGCTCGCGCGTGCTGCTGCAGCGCTGGCCGCTCAGCGAGTACCGCAGCGCCTACCTGGAGTTCGCCGTGACACCGGTGGCGGTGTACCTGCTCGCATGGGTGTGGGTGACCAACGCCGCCAGCCCTGGCGCTGCGGCGCCGCTGCCTTATGTGCCGCTGCTCGATCCGCTCGAACTCGCGCAATGGCTCGTGCTATTCGCGCTGCTGCTCTGGTGGCGCGCGCTGCCGCAGGGCTCGTTCGCGCGCGTACAGCCAATGGTCGCCAAGGGCGCCGTCGGCTGCACCGGCCTCGCACTGCTGACCGGCATGGTGCTGCGCACCTGCCATCACTATGCGGGCGTCGAATGGCGCTTCGACACGCTCTATGCCTCGTGGCTCACGCAGGCGGCGTTGTCGATCACCTGGGCAATCTGCGGTGTGGTCGCGATGGTGCTCGGCCACGGGCGCCGGGTGCGCACGCTGTGGATCGCGGGCGCCGCGCTGCTCGGCGTGGTGGTGTTGAAGCTGTTCTTCGTCGAACTGGCGGACCGCGGCGGGCTGTTCCGCATCGTGTCGTTCATTGCGGTCGGCGCGCTGCTGCTGCTGGTCGGGTACTTCGCGCCTGTGCCGCCGAAGAAACAAGAGGCGGGGCCGAAGGAAGAGGCGCCGGCTGAAGGAGGCGCGGCATGACCGGCCATTCGATTCGCGTGATCCTCGTTGCGCTGGCGGCAGTGGCGAGCGTCGCCCAGGCGCAGCCAATCACCTCCGCACCCATCGCGCTGCAGGGCGCC from the Verminephrobacter eiseniae EF01-2 genome contains:
- a CDS encoding type II toxin-antitoxin system HipA family toxin, translated to MAAAAQVRRQVQLCIGKAGLAVGSLVYVRQGQRENSAFAYDESWLASPPRFNVSADLQLMPGHQMHKAASPHDSVFHGAIADTAPDAWGRRVIARDHAKRRKDDPKLLALTELDYLLAVDDFSRVGALRLRDPDGTWHRTVQAGRRNTPPLIELERVFQASRAVERGQETAEDLRYLQGKGTSLGGMRPKCTLVDEDGRLAIGKFPSVGDTRSVTRGEVLALKLAARAGIDAAPARVVCLGPSGSEVPVAVIQRFDRDEADGRIPYQSAASLLQASREEDRSYTEIADAIRTHGQAPTQDLQQLWRRLVFNLLITNVDDHLQNHGFLHVAHGQWRLAPAFDINPFPDKERESKTWLSERDGPITDVRMLLARASYFALDEQQALVVLGEVHAGVSNWRQVALGAEVGLPAAELDDFELAFEHEQMDAAATLLGR
- a CDS encoding helix-turn-helix domain-containing protein — its product is MDSPLPLPVERAIQKLGGDISLARRRRHISQASLAERMGASLSTVRRMEKGDVRVPIHFFARALHVFGEIQALENLLDTAKDDIGLTLMDASLPKRVRAKSGTSGAL
- a CDS encoding DUF2339 domain-containing protein; this translates as MGMIAGLFIGALFKSMPVALILALVGAYAFSQMFGKKKKDAPQRTEAESALSDDQAVGAPAAAGAPAGGVLKLQQRVSELEERVSQLERQLAQGAGEVAVTPAAPVSDRAASMASTPVAESPSLPLGQPATARAAEMTRPRISVMQVSQPVVVAKDPAAEAPAAPAIPAVDEPDAPRPPETVAAPAPVVGPPLVHRPPPPPVPLRDRLPAPIANLIFNGNMLVKLGVLILFLGLVFLLRYTAERVTVPIELRYAAVALVGAGLLVLGWLLRHKRAGYALILQGAGIGVFYLTTLAAMKFGGLLSTSVGFAFLFGVAVLSAALAVLQNAPLLAIVAALEGFAAPVLASTGSNQPVGLFTYLLVLDVGIVLIAWFKAWRVLNLIGFVGTFTLASSWAHKYYTDDQYGTVQPFLVVFFLLFTAIGLFFARRTLFDAPVQPAQPLATRALDTLRRAGRVDSSLVFGTPMVAFGMQYLLMRPWEYGAAFSAMALAALYLVLGRLVFASQPKGLALLAEAYAIVGVILGTLAIPLGLEGQWSSATWAVEAAGMYWLGARQGRVYARAFSFLVFAGAVWKLLEATQLDGAAGHPLLQGSVIGPLLVAASAFAMWAMQRRAKLDEGDSLEAIVGSALPWFGMAALTLLLWQWFMPPWAAAATAVLASVTFAVAVRFALLPLTSVSFGMQALAVVVFITTLHRTGDGLDAKQALESGWQGAAAACLIAFSVLGSAAWSMSQAHRAARARGVQPVWSTGNVVSVIAGVGLLHLAMLFQISLTQAALLWPLTATVVLWVALRMAHLPLAAFAGVLHAVSSILFIVLAVMGGDMRVLRPAFGHLGFWTPVVLGLTALLAGDWLRDEARPRAGEPIGVARKRWVDAWCTNPVVPWVPVIWGLGWWLFGMLGESVRVLNLHALASHMPAAVMAVVLVTSVLSALVAHRRDWPQLGQATSATLPGFSLIAVYGIAGEPTPFYVPSSALGWIAWPLALVWHLRLLRAQKRWFDASTLTPFHVAGFWLFLLLAARECQWQLGRIGAEWSNWQLLGWAIVPALALWALRSRVLLQRWPLSEYRSAYLEFAVTPVAVYLLAWVWVTNAASPGAAAPLPYVPLLDPLELAQWLVLFALLLWWRALPQGSFARVQPMVAKGAVGCTGLALLTGMVLRTCHHYAGVEWRFDTLYASWLTQAALSITWAICGVVAMVLGHGRRVRTLWIAGAALLGVVVLKLFFVELADRGGLFRIVSFIAVGALLLLVGYFAPVPPKKQEAGPKEEAPAEGGAA